The following are from one region of the Syngnathus typhle isolate RoL2023-S1 ecotype Sweden linkage group LG22, RoL_Styp_1.0, whole genome shotgun sequence genome:
- the LOC133146485 gene encoding kinesin-like protein KIF26B, producing the protein MSYLTGGRERFTASTRGTLLDVKVQHHCESSRVCASIKGNDCVSRPNERPTPEGAGLRSDLHWNMYHPREEALPSYRTLPGSVGERIMSLSQTLRRNPGLGRPEKKDACCERCSATLVALKKQALSLSVHHHFSCKDKSDLCAFLQDNLRVHSRSSTESRDRGRELGECTTCGTKLNQLKHEAVHLALNRGHQLPSTRNATLLGQSNTKLGDRSASQPHSLNHCPQSPRTPRSPRTPQRTPQTLRRRLGKPPNQDMDRWVEDQHRVSPDGVTFYPHNQASDNAVLRCTDIVHASSSKIPHLSRVVNIANTAAMSFFARAAEKLNLTSRRKGQASDAAPDHLSNSFRDVIQKNPPPVPSCLLQAAIRTKDSPNVGKLKVVLRMNPTMNDGQSPVLHIDPIKKRAILLEPACQSPPRAKRTSSRDGKDLLKAFHYDAVYPQDSSQTEVCAGVLADVIRCVMSGSDGCVLGLGCADVGSWSSMVGNTESIHKLGLIPCAISWLYSAIEKRREKTWTDLTVSVSAVELCSGEEDTLRDLLGEVVPSLGNIQDRPRAHIRLQEDPIHGIQLRNHNRVKAPTAERAASLLDVAIAARRHNDFTTFLSHSSIMFFTLHVQPPRTQESSTIGKGSRSSTKLTMIDVCSGMRGGVGYVRNKPPHSDLGPVVLSLLSGHKTIPKKGSKLTMLLRESLSHANCHTTVIAQVANSLAQLHETTSIIQLASRIRRTQKRTKQSNSCSPSGRSLTRQKRGPPSFSLRAFHSTDEVDVDVQHFRLRGELDERSSSDQSCDTVIQIDSDGLIQPRVTPRLAKPEFVPIIPSLHPNKADMEDPEFTALLQELLKIPKLHAESKKDDTQGQTEILKAEMKKPERDCLKCDTFAELQERLGCIDGEETMDLLRSSSKVLPVNNITPKPQSQKEKETPQMLKQGQGSSQTLGREKQTDAAFNGDNFQREDSGLYDCEECSATSSGEEPQNQTLNRNITCRYQLPKTGATQPAETQASQFVDTKPQPTNNSLQPTQRRESHGAADWFKSDKRTSPVGKSLPASPPSPPCTSSKPLPSSSQLKDIPSDEPKKDAKEMTATITVTVQQPLDLKGQDELVFSMVEEVTISGTLDSGRTGGNIICIKDAAQSTSRIQGSAGSHPIQIIRNVTEDSAGASQTNLTFVHPGGPATDFEKLRYPSRERSLPSFINPMLINADSDDVKETQRTESTIKCPESASEIHLINPNKISNPSQIQSHTTILENASSHNNIEENKICGDRIKNTDKSYHGDWEHVYSTNPPKTFSGDEPARRRFGNTRLIGVSLGCLETRGESFNTGSLPRSWLNANHQQSHHHMADACRDPRGLTSSTPCSPGVTLERRRGKQSSPVNLHKASSLKYETDYKQEARRPLRKGSLFETSKVGMKHDHVSGRMMSPLEESGRLFSAKLDQLAGKSQGKSTCDFERGKAISKKGSDGSGKGAHKGKNIAGSTIPRASRSSRKTRQTSQSNNTSETANQSKPTHSKLSAVGKLKMVCPKVRRLSAPSIKNLSLPSKGPQHSINRSASLSPDSKTFERTSSFRSSSPSPAISRTPSQSSTCSSTKSAIQGLTNGRISDFFKERPASPASSGLDPMGSFPSPYNQVTSPRTPPHMSGHASDTTSVLSGDLPPAMRKTSLYFSNRNSAMSSGYDSLVRDSEATASSISNRDSVSDRSGSLLGETHSSTSSRRRGNTGTHFHHLSNDATPAARQSFNSQQSRWADHVIPENYKVYEIDKVQRMQKRGTHMLQRQAAVFGAHTVDDHRRRSPVPQIDQRSGTGRADSRVGVHHTEPRLRPLPGFQGGLRGAPGGP; encoded by the exons ATGTCATATCTGACAGGAGGGAGAGAAAGATTTACTGCCTCTACCAGAGGAACGCTTTTG GACGTTAAAGTGCAGCATCACTGCGAGTCCTCCCGAGTTTGCGCAAGTATTAAAGGCAACGATTGCGTCTCCCGTCCTAACGAGCGCCCCACTCCAGAGGGTGCGGGGCTCAGGAGCGACTTGCATTGGAACATGTATCACCCGAGAGAAGAGGCGCTCCCGTCTTATAGGACTCTCCCTGGTTCCGTGGGAGAACGCATCATGTCCTTGAGCCAAACCCTGCGCAGAAATCCTGGACTTGGGAGACCTGAGAAGAAAGATGCGTGCTGTGAAAGATGTTCAGCCACCCTCGTTGCTCTCAAGAAACAAGCTCTCAGCCTGTCGGTGCACCATCACTTCTCTTGTAAG GACAAGAGTGACCTGTGTGCATTTCTCCAAGACAACCTACGTGTCCACAGCAGGTCCAGCACAGAGTCCAGGGACAGAGGCAGGGAGCTGGGTGAATGCACCACATGTGGCACCAAGCTCAACCAGCTCAAACATGAGGCGGTGCACTTGGCTCTGAACAGAGGTCACCAGTTACCCAGCACCAGGAATGCTACGCTGCTGGGGCAGAGTAACACAAAACTCGGGGACAGATCTGCCTCACAACCTCATAGCCTGAATCACTGCCCTCAAAGCCCCAGGACACCCCGTAGTCCCAGAACGCCTCAGAGAACCCCGCAGACCCTCAGGAGGAGGCTAGGCAAGCCCCCCAACCAGGATATGGACCGCTGGGTTGAGGACCAGCACCGAGTGTCTCCTGAcggtgtcactttttatcctcACAATCAG GCTTCAGACAATGCCGTGTTAagatgtactgatattgtacacGCCAGCAGCTCCAAGATTCCTCACCTCTCCAGGGTGGTAAACATTGCCAACACTGCTGCCATGTCCTTTTTTGCCag GGCAGCAGAAAAGCTCAACCTGACGTCAAGGAGAAAAGGCCAGGCTTCCGACGCAGCTCCTGATCatctctccaacagcttcaggGATGTCATCCAGAAAAACCCTCCTCCTGTCCCCTCCTGCCTGCTCCAAGCTGCTATCAGAACCAAAGACTCGCCAAATGTTGGCAAG CTCAAAGTTGTGTTGCGAATGAACCCAACAATGAACGACGGCCAATCTCCAGTTCTCCACATCGACCCCATCAAGAAAAGAGCCATTTTATTAGAACCTGCATGCCAAAGTCCACCGCGCGCTAAGAGGACCTCCAGCAGGGACGGCAAAGATCTTCTGAAGGCTTTCCATTATGACGCTGTCTATCCTCAAGACTCCAGTCAG ACTGAGGTGTGTGCTGGCGTCTTGGCTGATGTCATCCGCTGCGTGATGAGTGGCAGCGACGGATGTGTGCTAGGTTTGGGGTGCGCTGATGTGG GCTCCTGGTCCAGCATGGTGGGGAACACTGAGAGCATCCACAAGCTCGGGCTGATTCCATGCGCCATCTCCTGGCTGTACAGTGCCATCGAGAAGCGGCGGGAGAAGACGTGGACAGATCTTACTGTGTCTGTATCTGCTGTGGAACTCTGCAGTGGAGAGGAGGATACACTGAGAGATCTACTGGGGGAGGTTGTCCCTTCTTTAGGCAACATACAGGACAGGCCGAGAGCTCACATTCGGCTCCAAGAGGACCCCATTCATGGGATACAG CTCCGGAACCACAATCGGGTCAAAGCTCCAACTGCTGAGCGGGCTGCCTCCCTCCTGGATGTTGCCATTGCAGCACGCCGGCATAATGACTTCACCACGTTCTTGTCCCACAGCTCCATCATGTTTTTTACTCTGCACGTCCAGCCCCCTCGCACACAAGAAAGCAGCACCATTGGGAAAG GTTCACGCAGCTCAACCAAGTTGACCATGATTGATGTCTGTAGTGGGATGAGGGGCGGGGTTGGATATGTCCGAAATAAACCTCCGCATTCCGACCTGGGCCCTGTTGTTTTGTCGCTACTAAGTGGCCATAAAACCATCCCCAAAAA AGGAAGTAAGTTAACCATGCTTCTTCGGGAGTCCTTGAGTCATGCTAACTGCCACACCACAGTCATTGCTCAGGTTGCTAATTCATTGGCGCAGCTACATGAAACCACCTCCATCATCCAGCTGGCTTCTCGCATCCGCAGGACACAGAAGAGGACAAAG CAATCCAATTCATGCTCACCTAGCGGCAGGAGTTTGACAAGACAAAAGCGAGGCCCTCCATCTTTTTCCCTGCGAGCTTTCCACTCCACCGAcgaggtcgatgttgacgtgcaACATTTTCGTCTCCGCGGAGAGCTCGATGAACGTTCCAGTAGTGACCAATCCTGTGATACAGTCATCCAAATAGACTCTGATGGATTGATTCAGCCTAGAGTTACCCCAAGGTTAGCAAAACCCGAGTTTGTGCCCATCATACCTTCCTTACATCCAAACAAGGCCGATATGGAAGATCCGGAGTTTACCGCTTTGCTGCAAGAGCTGCTGAAAATTCCGAAACTTCACGCAGAGAGCAAGAAAGATGACACTCAAGGGCAGACTGAAATTCTGAAAGCAGAAATGAAGAAGCCGGAGAGGGACTGTCTTAAATGCGACACGTTCGCCGAGCTTCAGGAGCGCTTGGGCTGCATCGACGGAGAGGAAACGATGGATTTGCTCAGGTCCTCGTCAAAAGTCCTTCCTGTTAACAACATCACACCAAAACCACAATcccagaaagagaaagaaacccCACAAATGTTGAAACAGGGGCAAGGTTCCAGTCAGACGTTGGGTCGGGAAAAACAAACTGATGCTGCCTTCAACGGGGATAATTTCCAGAGAGAGGACTCTGGTCTTTACGATTGCGAGGAGTGCAGCGCAACCAGTTCCGGCGAGGAGCCGCAGAATCAAACTCTCAATCGAAACATAACTTGTCGCTATCAGTTACCAAAAACCGGAGCTACTCAGCCTGCTGAAACACAAGCGTCTCAATTTGTAGATACCAAACCTCAACCTACTAACAATTCCCTTCAACCTACACAGAGACGAGAAAGTCACGGAGCAGCTGACTGGTTCAAATCCGACAAAAGAACTTCACCAGTTGGAAAGAGTCTACCCGcatctcctccttctcctccctgCACCTCTTCAAAACCTTTACCGAGCAGTTCTCAACTTAAGGACATCCCGTCGGACGAGCCCAAAAAGGACGCTAAGGAAATGACGGCAACTATCACCGTAACCGTTCAACAACCGCTGGATTTAAAAGGTCAAGATGAACTTGTCTTCTCTATGGTGGAGGAGGTGACCATTAGCGGCACACTGGACAGCGGTAGGACGGGAGGGAACATCATTTGTATTAAAGATGCTGCCCAGTCAACATCACGCATTCAAGGTTCTGCAGGCTCCCATCCGATCCAGATTATAAGGAACGTAACAGAAGATTCTGCAGGAGCAAGTCAGACGAATCTCACATTTGTTCATCCGGGAGGTCCGGCGACTGATTTtgaaaaattacggtatcctTCAAGAGAAAGATCTCTACCTTCATTTATAAACCCCATGCTGATAAATGCTGATTCAGATGATGTAAAAGAAACACAAAGAACTGAATCTACAATAAAATGCCCAGAATCTGCTTCAGAGATCCACCTAATAAATCCAAACAAGATAAGTAACCCAAGTCAGATCCAATCTCACACAACGATCTTGGAAAACGCATCTTCTCATAACAACATAGAGGAAAACAAAATTTGTGGCGACAGGATCAAAAATACAGACAAAAGCTACCATGGAGACTGGGAGCATGTTTACTCCACGAATCCTCCAAAGACCTTCTCGGGGGATGAACCAGCTCGCAGACGTTTTGGGAATACTCGGCTAATTGGTGTTTCCTTAGGTTGCTTAGAAACGCGTGGCGAGTCCTTCAATACGGGTAGTCTGCCTCGAAGCTGGCTAAATGCCAACCACCAGCAAAGCCACCATCATATGGCAGACGCTTGTAGAGACCCAAGGGGGTTGACATCATCCACTCCGTGTAGCCCGGGGGTGACCCTAGAGAGGAGGCGTGGCAAACAGTCTTCCCCGGTGAACCTCCACAAAGCCTCCTCGCTGAAATATGAAACAGACTACAAGCAAGAGGCGAGGAGACCTCTCAGAAAGGGATCATTATTTGAGACCTCAAAGGTAGGTATGAAACATGATCATGTGTCTGGGAGGATGATGTCACCCTTGGAGGAGAGTGGCAGACTTTTTAGTGCCAAACTGGATCAGTTGGCGGGTAAATCCCAGGGGAAGAGCACATGTGACTTTGAAAGGGGAAAGGCGATCTCCAAGAAAGGTTCTGACGGGTCCGGCAAAGGTGCTCACAAAGGAAAGAACATTGCTGGTTCTACCATACCAAGAGCAAGCAGAAGCTCCagaaagactcggcaaactagTCAGAGTAATAATACTTCTGAAACTGCAAACCAATCCAAGCCAACACATTCAAAGCTGTCTGCCGTCGGGAAACTGAAAATGGTTTGTCCCAAAGTCCGACGCCTGTCCGCCCCCAGCATCAAGAACCTCAGTCTGCCTAGTAAAGGCCCGCAGCATTCCATTAACCGGAGCGCTAGTCTTTCCCCGGACAGCAAAACCTTTGAGAGGACTTCGTCATTTCGCTCCTCTTCTCCTTCACCCGCCATCAGCCGGACGCCCAGTCAAAGCTCCACATGCTCATCCACAAAATCTGCCATCCAGGGCCTCACCAACGGACGCATTTCGGACTTCTTCAAGGAACGACCCGCCAGTCCCGCTTCATCGGGATTGGACCCGATGGGGTCATTTCCTTCTCCTTACAACCAAGTCACCTCTCCTCGGACACCTCCTCACATGAGTGGACATGCGAGCGACACCACAAGTGTGCTCAGTGGCGATTTGCCGCCAGCTATGAGGAAAACGTCGCTGTATTTTTCAAACAGGAACAGTGCCATGAGCAGTGGGTATGATAGTTTGGTGAGGGACAGTGAAGCCACAGCCAGCAGCATATCTAACAGAGATTCTGTGAGCGACAGGAGCGGGTCCCTCCTCGGAGAGACTCACAGTAGCACATCATCTCGGCGGAGAGGTAACACAG GCACTCACTTTCATCATCTTTCAAATGACGCAACCCCTGCCGCAAGACAATCATTTAATAGCCAGCAATCTCGCTGGGCGGATCATGTAATCCCTGAAAACTACAAAGTATACGAGATTGACAAAGTGCAACGGATGCAGAAAAGAG GGACTCACATGCTCCAGCGGCAAGCGGCCGTGTTCGGAGCTCATACAGTAGATGATCATAGACGTCGGAGCCCAGTCCCACAAATTGATCAGAGGTCTGGAACAGGTCGGGCAGATTCTCGCGTTGGAGTACACCATACAGAACCAAGACT CCGACCTTTGCCAGGGTTTCAAGGTGGACTCCGGGGAGCCCCTGGAGGACCTTGA